In Anticarsia gemmatalis isolate Benzon Research Colony breed Stoneville strain chromosome 5, ilAntGemm2 primary, whole genome shotgun sequence, the following are encoded in one genomic region:
- the LOC142972938 gene encoding uncharacterized protein LOC142972938, whose protein sequence is MMAVSFKLLERQLCPVVSRIIRDSTENYNIFCLIKRLPIQSQTQAITVHSFSQMCNHFPTLYRQLEPPRYDCGDSKLLHKSESSHRFVKGLPKSFSFKRKPIRDDKSKNEKRRVPKLILVQNPFTWLMIKIDFSVLRNIWDPTFQEKEFKYGTKQAISRITQVISSGHYTELNGLLTKAARLSLMRELERNWGEKQRSLLALNLEDIQISSPRKVYFIRIADKKFCDVDMAFLALKWAPINSIEALIFTEIFARFHREYTPHCIPEWTIAYFKVTRFEVLRR, encoded by the exons ATG ATGgctgtttcatttaaattacttGAGCGACAATTATGTCCGGTAGTATCACGAATTATACGTGATTCTACAGAGAACTACAATATATTTTGCTTAATTAAACGATTACCAATTCAGTCTCAGACCCAAGCGATTACGGTGCACAGTTTCTCTCAGATGTGTAATCATTTTCCTACATTATATAGACAATTGGAGCCTCCGAGATATGACTGCGGTGACAGTAAACTTCTTCATAAATCAGAAAGCTCTCACAGATTCGTGAAGGGCCTACCTAAATCATTTTCCTTTAAAAGGAAACCAATCCGGGACGACAAGTCAAAGAACGAAAAAAGAAGAGTACCCAAATTAATATTGGTTCAAAATCCCTTTACCTGGTTAATGATTAAAATCGACTTTAGTGTACTGAGAAACATATGGGATCCAACTTTTCAAGAAAAGGAATTTAAATACGGGACTAAACag GCTATATCACGAATAACTCAAGTGATCAGTTCCGGTCATTACACGGAACTAAACGGCTTGTTGACTAAAGCGGCCCGTTTAAGTTTGATGCGAGAATTGGAGCGTAATTGGGGAGAAAAACAACGTTCTTTGTTGGCGTTAAACCTTGAAGATATACAAATTTCATCTCCCAGGAAGGTTTATTTTATACGGATTGCCG ATAAGAAATTCTGCGACGTTGATATGGCATTTTTGGCGTTGAAATGGGCTCCGATCAATAGTATAGAAGCCCTTATATTCACCGAGATATTTGCAAGGTTTCACCGTGAGTACACACCCCATTGCATACCTGAATGGACAATAGCCTACTTTAAAGTCACCCGTTTTGAAGTATTGCGTCGgtga
- the Dbct gene encoding dihydrolipoamide branched chain transacylase E2, which yields MSFLMRKCIVNLKNVNACRTVCVLMQTERHRSQCPTKTVAKRSISDIHLRRRKFHTTQIVNKIVAFKLSDIGEGIREVVVKEWFVKVGDKVQQFDNICEVQSDKAAVTITSRYDGVVTKLYHEVDHTAFVGQPLVDIDVDGDGGVSPEAEAEKPASIATPVADKSQKVKVLTTPSVRRIAAQFNVDLSSVKATGRNGRILKEDMLSHLNINADESNKVPDATTVRAVEIPITQAQAKVEVLLEDRVVPVSGFTKAMVKSMTEAMKIPHFGYSDEYDVTKLVETREALKKIAQERGIKFSYMPIIIKAASLGLEQVPVINSSLDSTCEHLTYKASHNIGVAMDTPNGLIVPVIKNVQNKTILEIASELNTIQEKGSKGQLGLSDLTGGTFTISNIGIIGGTYTKPVILPPQVAISALGKIQVLPRFDSEGNVKKAHILTVSFSADHRVIDGVTMARFSNYLKNYLENPYTLLLDL from the exons ATGTCGTTTTTAATGCGAAAGTGTATAGTGAACTTGAAGAATGTCAATGCTTGTCGCACTGTTTGTGTGTTGATGCAAACT GAGAGGCATCGATCACAATGTCCAACAAAGACTGTTGCCAAGAGAAGTATATCGGACATACACCTTCGACGCAGAAAGTTTCACACAACACAAATAGTCAACAAAATAGTCGCTTTCAAACTCTCTGACATCGGCGAAGGCATACGAGAAGTAGTTGTTAAAGAATG GTTTGTCAAAGTGGGCGACAAGGTGCAACAGTTCGACAATATCTGCGAGGTGCAGAGTGACAAGGCGGCCGTCACGATCACAAGCCGATATGACGGCGTGGTTACCAAGCTGTACCACGAGGTCGATCACACCGCGTTTGTCGGACAACCACTTGTTGACATCGATGTGGATGGCGATGGAG GAGTTTCTCCCGAAGCAGAAGCAGAGAAACCTGCAAGCATTGCTACACCAGTAGCAGACAAGAGCCAAAAAGTTAAAGTTCTGACAACGCCTTCAGTTCGAAGAATTGCTGCACAATTTAat GTGGACTTAAGCTCCGTAAAGGCTACGGGAAGAAATGGAAGAATCCTCAAAGAAGACATGCTCTCTCATTTGAACATCAATGCAGATGAATCTAATAAAGTTCCTGACGCGACAACTGTTCGAGCTGTAGAGATTCCCATAACTCAAGCTCAAGCCAAGGTAGAAGTACTGTTGGAGGATAGAGTTGTACCTGTGAGCGGTTTTACTAAAGCTATGGTGAAATCCATGACTGAAGCAATG aaaatccCTCATTTCGGATACAGCGACGAATACGATGTTACGAAACTAGTTGAAACACGCGAAGCATTGAAAAAGATAGCTCAGGAGCGAGGAATTAAGTTCTCTTATATGCCTATTATAATCAAGGCTGCGTCGCTTGGTCTCGAACAAGTTCCTGTCATCAACAGCAGTCTGGACAGCACTTGTGAACACCTCACGTACAAAGCTAGTCACAACATCGGTGTAGCCATGGACACACCGAATGGTCTGATTGTACCGGTCATAAAG AACGTACAAAACAAAACCATACTTGAAATCGCCAGTGAACTGAACACCATACAAGAGAAAGGCTCTAAAGGACAACTGGGTCTTAGTGACTTAACTGGTGGAACATTCACCATATCAAACATAGGCATT ATTGGAGGAACTTACACTAAGCCTGTGATCCTGCCTCCACAAGTGGCCATCAGTGCCTTAGGAAAGATTCAG GTACTGCCAAGATTTGACTCGGAAGGCAATGTAAAGAAGGCTCATATACTCACAGTGAGTTTCTCGGCGGACCACAGGGTAATCGACGGAGTCACAATGGCGCGCTTCTCAAACTATCTGAAAAACTATCTCGAGAACCCATACACGTTACTACTAGACTTATAG
- the LOC142972931 gene encoding beta-1,3-glucan-binding protein-like, producing the protein MWCLLIGVLTLASLGAACKPSVTTVSGSKAPGQVCSGAMIFQDEFDNFDFGKWKHENTLGGGGNWEFQYYNNNRTNSFVQNGRLYIRPSMTADQFGEDFLYHGTLNIQGGDPDNRCTNPNFWGCERTGTPTNIINPIKSARIHTVNTFNFRYGRLEVRAKMPAGDWLWPAIWLLPAKDTYGTWPASGEIDVMETRGNRNLMINGNNIGTQEAASTLHYGPKPGVNGFQKTHWAKKNPNGYNSDFHRYQLEWTTDYIKFSIDDAEIGRVTPGQGGFWQHGGFSAQEKNPWPPGSKMAPFDQQFYIILNLAVGGTTGYFPDIATNPTPKPWKNTSPSAMADFWKGRSGWEPTWNLKQNNGEDASLQVDYVRVWAL; encoded by the exons ATGTGGTGCCTACTGATAGGTGTTTTGACGCTCGCGTCCCTGGGCGCCGCTTGCAAACCTAGTGTGACGACCGTCAGTGGCTCTAAGGCACCTGGCCAAGTCTGCTCCGGGGCTATGATCTTTCAAGACGAGTTTGATAACTTTGATTTCGGAAAATGGAAGCACGAGAACACATTAGGCGGTGGTGGT AACTGGGAGTTCCAGTACTACAACAATAATCGCACTAACTCTTTCGTACAAAATGGCCGCCTGTACATCCGACCGTCAATGACTGCAGATCAGTTCGGTGAGGATTTCCTATATCACGGAACCTTGAATATTCAGGGTGGCGATCCAGATAACCG atgcaCAAACCCAAATTTTTGGGGTTGTGAACGCACAGGCACACCGACCAACATTATAAACCCAATCAAGAGCGCGCGTATTCATACGGTGAATACCTTCAACTTCCGTTATGGACGCCTTGAAGTCCGCGCAAAAATGCCCGCCGGCGACTGGTTATGGCCAg CCATCTGGTTGCTGCCGGCTAAAGACACATATGGCACCTGGCCCGCCTCTGGAGAAATTGACGTGATGGAGACGCGAGGAAACCGTAATTTAATGATTAATGGCAACAACATTGGCACACAG GAGGCCGCCTCAACCCTTCATTATGGGCCGAAGCCTGGAGTGAACGGCTTTCAAAAAACTCATTGGGCCAAGAAAAATCCCAATGGTTATAACAGCGACTTCCATCGGTACCAGTTGGAATGGACTACAG ATTACATCAAATTCAGTATCGACGATGCTGAAATTGGCCGTGTTACTCCTGGTCAGGGAGGTTTCTGGCAACACGGTGGTTTTAGCGCACAGGAGAAAAATCCCTGGCCACCTGGATCCAAGATGGCACCGTTCGATCAgcag TTCTACATCATCTTGAACTTAGCTGTGGGAGGCACCACTGGCTATTTCCCCGACATAGCAACAAATCCCACCCCCAAGCCATGGAAAAACACATCCCCATCG GCCATGGCTGACTTCTGGAAGGGTCGCAGTGGATGGGAGCCAACGTGgaatttaaagcaaaataatggTGAAGATGCTTCACTGCAAGTTGACTATGTCCGTGTGTgggctttataa
- the LOC142972936 gene encoding beta-1,3-glucan-binding protein-like: MWCLLIGVLTIASLGAACTPSVTTVSGTHAPAKICSGALIFKDEFDEFDFEKWQHENTLGGGGNWEFQYYNNNRTNSFVHSGRLFIRPSLTADQLGEPFLSHGVLNIDGGAPADQCTNRKWWGCERTGTAANILNPVKSARLRTVNSFNFRYGRLEVRAKMPTGDWLWPAIWLLPTYENYGTWPASGEIDVVESRGNLNLVSNGKNMGTQEAGSTLHYGPYPGLNGWERAHWTTKNPHGYNSDFHRYQLEWTTDYLKFSIDDAEVGRVTPGKGGFWEHGGFNSQFENPWRYGTKMAPFDQKFYIILNLAVGGTNGYFPDGATNPAPKPWSNKSPTALTDFWKGRNGWEPTWNLKKNNGEDASLQVDYVRVWAL, from the exons ATGTGGTGCTTACTAATAGGTGTATTGACGATCGCGTCCCTCGGCGCCGCTTGCACTCCCAGTGTGACGACCGTCAGCGGCACTCATGCACCCGCCAAAATCTGCTCCGGCGCTTTAATCTTTAAGGATGAGTTTGACGAATTCGATTTCGAAAAATGGCAGCACGAGAACACATTAGGCGGCGGTGGT AACTGGGAGTTCCAGTACTACAACAACAATCGCACTAACTCATTCGTACATAGTGGCCGCCTGTTCATCCGTCCGTCTTTGACTGCAGATCAGCTCGGTGAACCTTTCCTATCTCACGGAGTCTTGAATATTGATGGTGGAGCTCCAGCTGACCA gtgTACTAATCGAAAATGGTGGGGTTGTGAACGCACAGGCACCGCGGCGAACATTTTGAACCCAGTGAAAAGCGCACGTCTTCGTACGGTGAATTCCTTCAATTTCCGTTATGGGCGCCTTGAAGTCCGTGCGAAAATGCCCACCGGCGATTGGTTATGGCCAG CTATCTGGTTGTTGCCTACTTACGAAAACTATGGGACCTGGCCCGCTTCTGGAGAAATTGATGTAGTAGAGTCGCGTGGTAATCTTAATTTAGTGTCCAACGGCAAAAACATGGGGAcacag GAGGCTGGATCTACCCTCCATTATGGGCCTTACCCTGGACTGAACGGCTGGGAACGTGCACACTGGACCACGAAGAACCCTCACGGTTATAACAGCGACTTCCATCGATATCAGTTAGAATGGACTACAG ATTACCTTAAGTTCAGCATCGACGATGCCGAAGTTGGTCGTGTTACTCCTGGTAAAGGCGGCTTCTGGGAACACGGTGGTTTCAACTCTCAGTTCGAGAACCCCTGGCGATATGGAACCAAGATGGCACCGTTCGAtcagaaa TTCTACATCATTTTGAACCTAGCCGTTGGAGGCACCAATGGATATTTCCCTGATGGAGCAACAAATCCTGCTCCCAAGCCATGGTCAAACAAATCACCAACG GCTTTAACTGACTTCTGGAAGGGTCGTAATGGATGGGAGCCAACATGgaacttaaagaaaaataatggtGAAGATGCTTCACTGCAAGTTGACTACGTCCGTGTTTGGGctttataa